Proteins from a single region of Chloroherpeton thalassium ATCC 35110:
- a CDS encoding TolC family protein encodes MRYPFKASVLVGFLLFFSTQAFGQSPSAAKTLTLKECIRIALKNATSVQKAENSYALTGAQVLSSYGQFLPSLSVSSSYTFYSNSNDLQQTALNEVVAGDTLSTISTSVVSTKSRSARYSISSSLNLFNGFSDYASLKQSLRNEDAAKYSLARAKEQIAFDVAQAYLQVLLNQELLKISQETYTSSQEQLQQIAAQVKIGAKAEADLYQQEAEVSSDELSVIDAENTLRSSKIDLLVKLRLNPRENYEFFVPATDTTELDSQYRSLDWLVAEAIESRSDLKSAKFSMEAYDWSITGAKSDYYPSLNLNFSYGSSGTLIDDQTIDGTAVDNPSLANLFDQLKEQTSTSIALGLSWTIFDGFSRNLSVQQAKVNYQNSRLDYEDLKLDVISEVTQAFGDYNAALKKLESTRKGLTSAEKAYETVNERYKIGSATFVELSSSRATLVTAQANRAQAEFNFTFQKKILAYYIGAVDIDTYFPE; translated from the coding sequence ATGCGTTATCCATTTAAGGCTTCTGTTTTAGTCGGTTTTCTGCTCTTTTTTTCCACGCAGGCGTTTGGGCAATCGCCGAGCGCAGCAAAAACACTCACGCTAAAAGAATGCATTCGAATTGCGCTCAAAAACGCCACTTCCGTCCAAAAAGCTGAAAATAGCTATGCACTCACCGGGGCACAAGTCCTTAGCAGCTATGGCCAATTTTTGCCTTCCTTGAGTGTGAGCTCTTCTTATACGTTCTATTCCAACAGCAATGATCTCCAACAAACCGCCCTCAATGAAGTGGTAGCCGGCGATACGCTAAGCACCATTAGCACCTCCGTCGTTAGCACAAAAAGCCGAAGCGCTCGCTATTCCATTAGCAGCTCGCTTAACCTTTTCAATGGATTTTCGGATTATGCGTCGCTTAAACAATCGCTTCGTAATGAAGATGCTGCAAAATATTCCTTAGCGCGCGCCAAAGAACAAATCGCGTTTGATGTTGCACAGGCGTATTTGCAGGTTCTTCTCAATCAGGAATTGCTCAAAATTTCACAAGAAACGTATACCTCTTCGCAGGAGCAGTTGCAACAGATTGCAGCACAAGTGAAAATTGGGGCAAAAGCAGAAGCGGATTTGTATCAACAAGAAGCGGAAGTGAGCTCCGATGAACTTTCCGTGATCGATGCAGAAAATACGTTGCGCAGCAGCAAGATCGATTTGCTCGTCAAGCTGCGATTAAACCCAAGAGAGAATTATGAATTTTTCGTCCCAGCTACCGACACCACCGAGCTCGACTCGCAGTATCGCAGTTTGGATTGGCTGGTTGCAGAAGCCATTGAAAGTCGCTCCGACCTGAAAAGCGCGAAGTTCAGCATGGAAGCCTACGATTGGTCTATCACGGGCGCGAAAAGTGACTATTATCCATCGCTGAACTTGAACTTCAGCTACGGCTCAAGCGGCACATTAATTGACGATCAAACAATTGATGGCACTGCTGTGGATAATCCGTCGCTCGCAAATTTGTTCGATCAGCTTAAAGAGCAAACTTCTACGTCGATTGCGTTGGGCTTAAGCTGGACTATTTTTGATGGATTTTCAAGAAACTTAAGCGTTCAGCAAGCAAAAGTGAATTACCAAAACAGCCGCTTGGATTATGAAGATTTGAAATTAGATGTCATTTCTGAAGTCACCCAAGCCTTTGGCGATTACAACGCCGCGCTCAAAAAATTAGAATCCACTCGCAAAGGCCTGACTTCTGCAGAAAAAGCTTACGAAACGGTCAATGAACGCTATAAAATTGGTTCGGCCACGTTTGTAGAACTGTCAAGCTCGCGCGCTACGCTGGTAACGGCGCAAGCAAACCGCGCACAAGCGGAATTTAATTTCACGTTCCAGAAAAAAATCTTAGCCTACTACATCGGCGCGGTTGATATCGATACCTACTTCCCTGAGTAG
- a CDS encoding efflux RND transporter periplasmic adaptor subunit, whose protein sequence is MQTPLSKGTHPKKAKKKFTTFHYILFVAGLIGLGVAAKFIFFNNKDEVIEVSTEKAIVKNITQIVSATGKIQPETEVVISPDVSGEIIALPVKEGQHVEKGALLFRIKPELLQAEVEQQEASLSAAKAKSLQSKAQLLLADDEFRRTKELFEKKLVSESDFITAKTNADVAKATYEASLFEINRVESLLKQSRDQLSRTTVYAPMSGTITVLNNKLGERVVATSQYTGTEVLKIADLSSMEIMVEVNENDIVNVKLADTSRIYVDAYPDRTFMGTVTEIASTAVTTSEGTQEEVTNFDVTIRILDHEQLLRPGMSATADIETATVHDAIAVPIQSVTVRSPKAEPEKTETNTKQKDENDTKVIGENEASASKKLRQDELVKVIFIKKGDKAEMRRVETGIADNTHIQILAGIESGEEVISGSYRAISRDLSDGSLVKIPERKGKKKD, encoded by the coding sequence ATGCAAACACCGCTAAGCAAGGGAACCCACCCAAAGAAAGCCAAAAAAAAATTTACTACTTTCCACTACATCCTTTTTGTAGCGGGGCTTATCGGATTAGGCGTTGCTGCCAAATTCATATTTTTCAACAACAAAGACGAAGTCATTGAGGTTAGCACCGAAAAAGCCATTGTCAAAAACATCACGCAGATCGTTTCTGCTACGGGAAAAATTCAGCCCGAAACGGAAGTCGTTATTTCGCCAGACGTTTCCGGTGAAATTATTGCCTTACCGGTGAAAGAAGGCCAGCATGTCGAAAAAGGCGCGCTGCTATTTCGAATTAAGCCCGAATTGCTTCAAGCTGAAGTCGAGCAACAGGAAGCATCTTTGAGCGCAGCGAAAGCCAAAAGCCTTCAGTCGAAAGCGCAACTGTTGCTCGCCGACGATGAGTTTCGCCGAACAAAAGAGCTGTTTGAAAAAAAGCTGGTTTCGGAATCTGATTTTATTACCGCCAAAACCAACGCCGACGTCGCCAAGGCGACTTATGAAGCCTCCCTTTTTGAAATCAATCGCGTTGAAAGCCTTTTAAAACAAAGTCGCGACCAGCTCTCGCGAACAACCGTTTATGCGCCGATGAGCGGCACCATTACGGTTCTCAACAACAAACTTGGCGAACGCGTGGTTGCCACCAGTCAATACACCGGAACGGAAGTCCTGAAAATTGCGGACTTAAGCAGCATGGAAATCATGGTGGAAGTCAATGAGAACGACATCGTCAATGTGAAGCTGGCCGATACGTCGCGCATTTATGTGGATGCGTACCCCGACCGAACCTTCATGGGCACGGTCACCGAAATTGCCAGCACAGCTGTAACCACCTCTGAAGGCACGCAGGAAGAAGTCACCAACTTTGACGTGACCATTCGCATTTTAGACCACGAGCAGCTTCTGCGCCCGGGCATGAGCGCCACAGCCGATATTGAAACGGCCACCGTTCACGATGCGATTGCCGTACCCATTCAAAGCGTTACGGTTCGTTCGCCGAAAGCTGAACCTGAAAAAACAGAGACGAACACCAAACAAAAAGATGAAAACGACACAAAAGTTATCGGTGAAAATGAAGCATCTGCAAGCAAAAAGCTGCGTCAAGATGAGCTTGTGAAAGTGATTTTTATAAAAAAAGGCGACAAGGCCGAAATGCGCCGGGTTGAAACGGGCATTGCGGATAATACTCACATTCAAATCTTAGCTGGCATTGAATCCGGTGAAGAAGTGATTTCCGGCAGCTACCGCGCCATTAGCCGCGACCTTTCAGATGGCTCGCTTGTCAAAATTCCAGAACGGAAGGGAAAAAAGAAGGATTAA
- a CDS encoding NAD(P)/FAD-dependent oxidoreductase — translation MSKMTRREFGKLFVASLAGSAIGALGAPAILRANTYRVLVIGGGFGGAAAAKYVKKFDPSIDVTLVEPKEIFYTCPFSNWVMGGLREMKDIGHGYSAIKNEHHINVIHDLVVEIDAANKTAKTQGGKTIQYDRAIVSPGIDFKWDAVEGYDEATSEKIPHAFQAGKQTEILRDQLRSMKQGGTVIIHAPQNPFRCPPGPYERASLFANYLKKNNPKAKVLILDEKEKFSKQMLFQKGWQKLYGDMVEWRPGSAGGAVTRVDAATMKLETEFGAEKADVINFIPPQWAGKIARDAGLTDESGWCPINQQTFESTLHPNIHVVGDAALAGAMPKSGFAASSQAKVTALAVVDILHGRTPKPPSLANTCYSLIGDKYGISVAAVYKYDDKENKIVSIKGAGGLTPNDADENFLSAEAAYAEGWYASLSKDIWG, via the coding sequence ATGAGCAAAATGACTCGTAGAGAATTCGGGAAATTATTTGTTGCAAGTTTGGCGGGTTCAGCTATTGGCGCACTTGGCGCACCGGCTATCTTACGCGCCAATACGTATCGTGTCCTCGTTATTGGCGGCGGTTTTGGTGGCGCAGCTGCGGCAAAGTATGTCAAGAAGTTTGACCCGTCTATTGATGTCACTTTGGTTGAGCCAAAGGAAATCTTTTATACCTGTCCGTTCAGCAACTGGGTGATGGGCGGCCTTCGTGAAATGAAAGACATTGGGCATGGATACAGTGCCATAAAAAACGAACATCATATCAATGTCATTCACGACTTGGTGGTTGAAATTGATGCAGCCAATAAAACAGCTAAAACCCAAGGCGGAAAAACCATTCAGTATGATCGAGCCATCGTTTCGCCAGGAATCGATTTTAAATGGGACGCCGTTGAAGGGTATGATGAAGCAACCAGCGAAAAAATTCCACATGCCTTCCAAGCTGGAAAGCAAACAGAGATTTTGCGCGATCAACTTCGCTCCATGAAGCAAGGTGGCACAGTGATTATCCATGCGCCGCAAAATCCGTTCCGCTGCCCGCCCGGACCTTACGAGCGCGCAAGCCTTTTTGCAAACTACTTGAAAAAGAACAATCCAAAAGCCAAAGTGCTCATTTTGGATGAAAAGGAGAAATTCTCCAAACAAATGCTTTTCCAAAAAGGATGGCAAAAGCTTTATGGCGATATGGTTGAATGGCGTCCGGGTTCGGCTGGCGGTGCGGTCACTCGTGTTGATGCCGCAACTATGAAGCTCGAAACGGAATTTGGCGCTGAAAAAGCTGATGTCATCAACTTCATTCCGCCGCAGTGGGCTGGAAAAATTGCTCGCGATGCAGGCCTTACGGATGAATCCGGTTGGTGCCCGATTAATCAGCAAACGTTTGAGTCCACACTCCATCCCAATATTCATGTGGTTGGTGATGCCGCACTGGCAGGCGCAATGCCAAAATCCGGTTTTGCCGCAAGCAGTCAGGCAAAAGTTACCGCGCTGGCCGTCGTGGATATTTTGCACGGGCGCACCCCAAAACCGCCATCACTTGCAAATACCTGTTATAGCTTGATTGGCGACAAATACGGGATTTCTGTTGCTGCTGTGTATAAGTACGACGATAAGGAAAATAAAATTGTTAGCATTAAAGGCGCAGGTGGGCTCACGCCGAACGATGCCGATGAGAATTTCTTGAGTGCAGAAGCCGCCTATGCCGAAGGTTGGTATGCTTCTCTTTCCAAAGATATTTGGGGCTGA
- a CDS encoding c-type cytochrome, with product MIKKIGFMILAVALTTGTMAGCGSKTEKHAENEEPYPKGMILALSCTSCHGPDGKSEGIMPSLYGKETAYIQERLLGFQKGEGRPTVMDRIAKGYTEEEIKLIAEYFGNLK from the coding sequence ATGATAAAAAAAATCGGATTTATGATACTGGCGGTTGCACTCACAACCGGCACGATGGCTGGCTGTGGTAGCAAAACGGAAAAACATGCAGAGAACGAAGAGCCATATCCGAAAGGGATGATTTTGGCGTTGTCTTGCACGTCTTGCCATGGCCCAGACGGAAAAAGTGAAGGCATCATGCCGTCGCTTTATGGAAAAGAAACTGCTTACATTCAAGAGCGCCTCCTTGGTTTCCAAAAAGGTGAAGGTCGGCCAACAGTGATGGATCGCATTGCGAAAGGCTACACAGAAGAGGAAATCAAGTTAATCGCTGAATATTTTGGAAATCTTAAATAA
- the soxZ gene encoding thiosulfate oxidation carrier complex protein SoxZ, with product MAANKIRMVAKEANGIVTVKAVINHPNESGFRKDEDGNFVPAHHLTEAEAKLNGQRLMQMQLGPSIAKNPLISFQFLGKKGDKLHVLFKDNKNEVFTADTEVVSA from the coding sequence ATGGCGGCAAATAAAATTCGAATGGTTGCGAAAGAAGCAAACGGGATTGTCACGGTTAAAGCGGTGATCAATCATCCAAATGAATCTGGGTTTAGAAAAGACGAAGATGGCAATTTTGTTCCTGCGCATCACCTGACCGAAGCGGAGGCAAAGCTCAACGGGCAACGGCTCATGCAAATGCAATTAGGCCCATCGATTGCCAAAAACCCGCTGATTTCATTCCAATTTTTGGGCAAAAAAGGCGATAAGCTGCATGTCTTGTTTAAGGATAATAAAAATGAGGTTTTCACAGCAGATACAGAAGTTGTTAGCGCGTAA
- the soxY gene encoding thiosulfate oxidation carrier protein SoxY, giving the protein MNRREFLQKALASAALASFVPGELFALWNKKAFSADDFQEALKAVYGNQNFITTDKIAIDVPDVATNSATVPISAKTDLKGVQSMAFFVEKNKAPLTLFTEFTPKMIPFLSTRIKMRETSNVSVVVKANGKYYITSKKVKVNAQAC; this is encoded by the coding sequence ATGAACAGAAGGGAATTTTTGCAAAAAGCACTTGCTTCGGCTGCTTTGGCCAGTTTTGTTCCAGGAGAGTTGTTTGCGCTTTGGAATAAAAAAGCGTTTAGCGCCGACGACTTTCAAGAAGCGTTGAAAGCGGTTTATGGCAATCAAAATTTTATCACCACTGATAAAATTGCCATAGACGTGCCTGATGTGGCAACCAACAGCGCTACCGTTCCGATTTCAGCCAAAACGGATTTAAAAGGCGTGCAATCGATGGCGTTTTTTGTTGAAAAAAACAAAGCGCCGCTAACACTTTTCACCGAGTTCACGCCAAAAATGATTCCGTTTCTTTCAACGAGAATTAAAATGCGTGAAACCTCAAATGTTTCTGTGGTTGTGAAAGCGAACGGGAAATATTACATCACTTCAAAAAAGGTCAAAGTCAACGCACAAGCGTGCTAA
- a CDS encoding DsrE/DsrF/DrsH-like family protein, with translation MEKISFICSKGSLDMAYPGLIMGNAARMVGIEVNLFFTFWGMDIINKKKMAGLRLATVGNPSMGVPTLVGSIPGMDVFATSQMKKSLEKLDVPDVPEFLDTLCDAGAKMYACALAAEMFELKKENLHEGVEDIITAPEFFEIADGGSIIFI, from the coding sequence ATGGAAAAGATTTCATTCATCTGCTCGAAAGGGTCGCTGGATATGGCTTACCCCGGGCTGATTATGGGCAACGCGGCTCGTATGGTCGGAATAGAGGTAAATTTGTTTTTTACATTTTGGGGAATGGACATCATCAACAAGAAAAAGATGGCCGGTTTGAGACTTGCAACCGTTGGAAACCCATCGATGGGCGTGCCGACTTTGGTTGGGTCGATTCCAGGAATGGATGTGTTTGCGACATCGCAAATGAAAAAATCGCTTGAAAAATTGGATGTGCCCGATGTTCCCGAATTTTTGGATACGCTGTGCGACGCTGGCGCAAAAATGTATGCGTGCGCGTTGGCGGCGGAAATGTTTGAATTGAAGAAGGAAAATTTGCATGAAGGTGTCGAAGACATTATCACTGCGCCGGAATTCTTTGAAATTGCCGACGGCGGCTCCATCATTTTTATTTAG
- a CDS encoding TusE/DsrC/DsvC family sulfur relay protein, with product MPATIAGKAVEIDKDGFLVNPNEWTEEIAAEIARQDGIELTDAHWKVIRFMRDDYKATGQTPTVRKITKNNIANTKEIYALFPGGPAKFPAKIGGLPKPKGCL from the coding sequence ATGCCGGCAACCATAGCAGGAAAAGCGGTTGAGATTGATAAAGACGGTTTCTTAGTGAATCCGAATGAATGGACGGAAGAAATTGCCGCCGAGATTGCGCGTCAAGATGGCATTGAACTGACCGATGCCCATTGGAAAGTCATTCGTTTCATGCGCGATGATTATAAAGCGACGGGTCAAACCCCGACCGTTCGGAAAATCACGAAGAACAACATTGCCAACACCAAAGAAATTTATGCCCTGTTTCCCGGCGGTCCGGCAAAATTTCCGGCCAAAATCGGCGGATTGCCGAAGCCAAAAGGTTGTTTATAA
- the sqr gene encoding type III sulfide quinone reductase, selenoprotein subtype has protein sequence MKKLVILGSGAGGTMMANKLATNLEEKDWQITVIDKTLDHHYQPGYLFIPFGMYLPKDVVRPRKNYLSRHIRFIHDEIQSVDAEQNKVHLASGSKIDYDFLIIASGCTIHPEENEGMTGEGWHQNIFDFYTLEGATKLAKFLRGWKGGKMVINIAEMPIKCPVAPLEFSFLADWYFSDKGIREDVHIEYVTPLSSAFTKKVAAAELGHFLEQKNIHVTTEFNLGEVDSEGNKISSFDEQNIDYDLLITIPTNMGAEFIGESGLGDELNFVPTDGKTLRSKEHDNIFVVGDASDIPASKAASVAHFASETLTKNFLRVIEGLDPEPSFDGHANCYIESGFGKGLLIDFNYEVEPLPGEFPLPGIGPFSLLKESKANHWGKMMYRWIYFNMLLRGVDLPIPAKMMMAGKNALHHVA, from the coding sequence ATGAAAAAACTTGTGATTCTGGGTTCAGGTGCCGGCGGCACGATGATGGCAAATAAATTGGCCACCAATCTTGAGGAAAAAGATTGGCAAATTACGGTCATTGATAAGACTTTAGACCATCATTATCAGCCGGGCTATCTATTCATTCCGTTCGGCATGTATCTGCCGAAGGACGTTGTTCGTCCGCGCAAAAATTATCTCAGTCGACATATTCGCTTTATTCACGACGAAATTCAATCCGTTGATGCCGAGCAAAACAAGGTGCATCTTGCAAGCGGAAGCAAAATTGACTATGACTTTTTGATTATTGCTTCCGGTTGCACGATTCATCCCGAAGAAAACGAAGGCATGACGGGCGAAGGCTGGCATCAAAATATCTTTGATTTTTACACGCTTGAAGGTGCGACGAAATTGGCCAAATTTCTGCGCGGCTGGAAGGGCGGCAAAATGGTTATCAACATTGCCGAGATGCCGATTAAATGTCCCGTTGCCCCGCTGGAATTTTCCTTCCTCGCCGATTGGTATTTTTCCGACAAAGGCATTCGCGAAGATGTGCATATCGAATATGTTACCCCGCTTAGCAGCGCCTTTACGAAAAAGGTCGCCGCTGCGGAGTTGGGACATTTTCTCGAGCAAAAAAATATTCATGTCACCACCGAGTTCAATCTCGGCGAGGTGGATTCCGAAGGCAATAAAATCAGTTCGTTTGACGAGCAAAATATCGATTACGATCTGCTCATCACCATTCCCACAAACATGGGCGCGGAGTTTATCGGCGAATCCGGTTTGGGCGACGAGTTGAACTTTGTGCCGACCGACGGCAAAACGCTTCGTTCAAAAGAACATGACAATATCTTCGTCGTCGGCGACGCTTCCGATATACCGGCTTCAAAGGCGGCCTCCGTCGCACACTTCGCGTCGGAAACGCTGACGAAAAATTTCTTGCGCGTCATCGAAGGGCTTGACCCCGAGCCGAGCTTCGACGGCCACGCCAATTGCTACATCGAATCCGGTTTTGGCAAAGGATTGCTTATCGACTTCAACTACGAGGTTGAGCCGCTTCCCGGCGAATTTCCGCTTCCCGGCATCGGCCCGTTTTCGCTCCTGAAAGAATCCAAAGCAAACCATTGGGGGAAAATGATGTATCGGTGGATTTACTTCAACATGCTCCTGCGCGGCGTCGATTTGCCGATTCCGGCAAAAATGATGATGGCTGGCAAGAACGCATTGCACCACGTCGCTTAA
- the rplI gene encoding 50S ribosomal protein L9, translated as MKIILRKEVSSLGLQGEVVTVKDGYARNFLIPNGLAIRATEGAIKAIETEKKQRAFKIEKERKAARELADSIERISLSVCVKAGESGKLFGTVTPQMIADGLKTKGFDVDRKQITIEEPIKALGKYEVSIKLYTDVVATLKLEVEGEAVEG; from the coding sequence GTGAAAATTATTTTAAGAAAAGAAGTTAGCAGTCTGGGTCTTCAGGGAGAAGTGGTGACGGTCAAAGATGGCTATGCTCGAAACTTCTTGATCCCAAATGGTCTTGCCATTCGTGCAACAGAAGGTGCAATTAAAGCCATTGAGACAGAAAAAAAGCAACGCGCTTTTAAGATAGAAAAAGAGCGTAAAGCTGCTCGCGAGCTTGCTGATAGCATTGAGCGCATTTCGTTATCGGTTTGCGTTAAAGCCGGTGAATCTGGAAAACTTTTTGGTACGGTAACGCCTCAAATGATTGCTGATGGCCTCAAAACAAAAGGGTTTGACGTCGATCGCAAACAGATTACCATTGAAGAGCCAATCAAAGCTTTAGGAAAATACGAAGTTTCCATTAAGCTTTATACTGATGTGGTTGCTACGCTAAAGCTCGAAGTTGAAGGCGAAGCTGTTGAAGGGTAA
- the rpsR gene encoding 30S ribosomal protein S18, with amino-acid sequence MSFSKLKPKTTVSRPVQRVAQNAKKKQVRNQVVFFDYRDDRKLRRFINEQGKIIPRRITGLSAKEQRLLTKSIKWARHLAIIPFVSNQIR; translated from the coding sequence ATGTCATTTAGTAAACTCAAGCCGAAAACAACAGTATCTCGCCCAGTACAGCGAGTGGCACAAAATGCTAAAAAGAAGCAAGTAAGAAATCAAGTTGTCTTTTTTGACTATCGTGATGATCGAAAGTTAAGACGCTTTATTAATGAGCAAGGAAAGATTATTCCTCGCCGTATCACTGGCCTTTCAGCCAAAGAGCAGCGTCTTCTCACGAAGTCAATTAAATGGGCACGTCATCTTGCTATCATTCCATTTGTGTCAAATCAGATTCGTTAA
- a CDS encoding single-stranded DNA-binding protein — MADLKMPEINSVVIAGNLTKDPIFRQTTTGTPVVNFSIACNRRFRDSNNQWQEDVCYVGVVAWNKLAESCRDNLHKSSAVLVDGELQSRTWKSQDGSTRTVVEIKARRIQFLNKRKRGGDDYSVVEEISEDSEVNSNDLYEYRYLSNDEGPIGNGEDNHSSH; from the coding sequence ATGGCAGACTTGAAAATGCCGGAAATTAATAGCGTCGTTATAGCAGGGAATTTAACTAAGGATCCGATTTTTCGTCAAACGACCACAGGTACACCGGTCGTAAATTTCTCAATCGCATGTAATCGGCGTTTTCGTGATAGTAATAATCAGTGGCAGGAAGATGTGTGCTATGTTGGCGTTGTTGCTTGGAATAAATTAGCAGAAAGTTGTCGCGATAACCTGCATAAAAGTAGCGCGGTATTAGTGGATGGTGAGCTGCAAAGTCGTACCTGGAAATCACAAGATGGTTCAACCCGAACCGTTGTTGAAATTAAGGCGCGGCGCATTCAGTTTTTAAATAAAAGAAAACGCGGCGGTGATGACTACAGCGTGGTTGAAGAAATTTCGGAAGATTCAGAAGTGAATTCTAATGATCTGTATGAATACCGCTATCTCTCCAACGACGAAGGCCCAATAGGCAACGGGGAAGATAATCATTCATCTCACTAA
- the rpsF gene encoding 30S ribosomal protein S6: MKKLYETTIVVDGGLDESVIAATVEKVTGLITSLGCEVKTVLDVGRKNLAYPIGKATIGYYVHIEFESDGTALKELERQYRLNESIIRFLTIILDKRLLEMRERVLKYGAPPQTSEDNSSEGEEFVEEKKSSE, from the coding sequence ATGAAAAAGTTGTATGAAACGACCATAGTCGTAGACGGTGGTCTTGATGAAAGTGTTATTGCTGCTACAGTTGAAAAAGTTACAGGCCTTATTACATCGCTTGGTTGTGAGGTGAAAACAGTGTTGGATGTAGGGCGAAAAAATTTGGCATATCCAATTGGAAAAGCAACCATTGGTTACTACGTACATATTGAGTTTGAATCAGATGGTACAGCGCTCAAAGAACTCGAGCGTCAGTATCGGTTAAACGAATCAATTATTCGCTTTTTAACAATTATTTTAGATAAGCGGCTTTTGGAAATGAGAGAGCGGGTTCTGAAGTATGGCGCTCCGCCGCAAACTTCTGAAGATAATTCTTCGGAAGGTGAGGAATTTGTTGAAGAAAAGAAATCATCCGAGTGA
- a CDS encoding ABC transporter ATP-binding protein, whose product MIELKQVYVNRGGETILSAISCRIGEGEKVVFRGTSGSGKSTLLKTLIGGQKISSGQMLFQGQPVEKKNIFSVRNSMSYIGQEPILGAETVREALLLPFSFKAHRHAKPSEEQIFLQLEKMHLRRDIIERKSAEISGGEKQRIAIARALLLRKRVFIADEITSALDPESKEAVMQCLFKPAHTVISVSHDPDWIARCSRILTIENGQLKESSAHGND is encoded by the coding sequence GTGATAGAACTCAAGCAAGTTTATGTGAATCGTGGCGGGGAAACCATCCTTAGCGCGATTTCATGTCGAATTGGCGAAGGGGAAAAAGTGGTTTTTCGCGGAACATCTGGCTCTGGCAAAAGCACTCTTTTAAAAACGCTTATCGGCGGACAAAAAATATCCTCTGGCCAAATGCTTTTTCAAGGTCAACCTGTTGAAAAGAAAAACATTTTTAGCGTGCGCAATAGCATGTCGTACATTGGCCAGGAACCTATTTTGGGTGCGGAAACGGTTCGCGAAGCACTGCTTTTGCCATTTTCGTTCAAAGCCCATCGCCACGCAAAACCATCAGAAGAACAAATTTTTTTGCAGCTTGAAAAAATGCACCTCCGCCGCGACATTATAGAACGAAAAAGCGCTGAAATTTCTGGCGGGGAAAAACAGCGCATCGCCATTGCCCGAGCGCTTTTGCTCAGAAAACGCGTTTTTATTGCTGACGAAATCACCTCTGCGCTTGATCCTGAAAGCAAAGAAGCTGTCATGCAATGCCTTTTTAAGCCGGCTCACACGGTTATTTCTGTTTCGCATGATCCCGACTGGATCGCTCGCTGCTCACGAATTCTCACCATTGAAAATGGTCAATTGAAAGAATCTTCTGCCCATGGAAATGATTGA
- a CDS encoding ABC transporter permease, which yields MEMIDISLSTLALLYTTLLLPLWLIYRYTDGLLKDAAIAVVRMTVQLVFVGVYLKYILEWNHFWLNTLWILVMLAIANTTTLSNAGLRKRKFFLATFFGISLSTLSMTAILLLIVIEPDPLYDARYLIPLTGMILGNSLRGNVLALERFYSAIRKNETEFMTYLMMGATLKEAIRPYMRDAVKASLSPIVATMATVGLWFPCPA from the coding sequence ATGGAAATGATTGATATTTCTCTGAGCACCCTTGCGCTGCTCTACACAACCCTGCTGCTTCCACTTTGGCTTATTTATCGTTATACCGACGGACTTTTAAAAGATGCTGCCATCGCTGTGGTTCGCATGACCGTACAGCTTGTATTTGTTGGCGTATATTTAAAATACATTCTTGAATGGAATCACTTTTGGCTAAACACACTTTGGATTCTCGTAATGCTCGCGATTGCCAATACAACCACGCTTAGCAATGCAGGACTTCGGAAGAGAAAGTTCTTTTTGGCCACATTTTTTGGCATTTCACTCAGCACACTGAGCATGACCGCCATTTTGCTATTGATTGTTATTGAACCAGATCCCCTTTACGACGCACGCTATTTAATTCCGCTCACAGGAATGATCCTCGGCAATAGCCTTCGTGGCAATGTGCTGGCACTCGAGCGATTCTACTCGGCAATCCGCAAAAATGAAACCGAGTTTATGACCTATTTAATGATGGGCGCAACGCTGAAAGAAGCTATTCGACCTTATATGCGCGACGCCGTCAAAGCGTCGCTTAGCCCTATTGTGGCGACAATGGCGACCGTCGGGCTGTGGTTTCCTTGCCCGGCATGA
- a CDS encoding ABC transporter permease, giving the protein MMTGQILGGSFPLVAIKYQLAIMISIFFSMTLTAVLNIFLSLPIAFDEYQMLREEIFRQ; this is encoded by the coding sequence ATGATGACAGGCCAGATTCTCGGCGGTTCGTTTCCGCTGGTCGCCATCAAATATCAATTGGCGATTATGATTAGCATTTTCTTTAGCATGACACTCACCGCTGTGCTCAATATCTTCCTGAGCTTACCCATCGCTTTTGATGAATATCAAATGCTTCGCGAGGAGATATTCCGCCAGTAA